In Dyella terrae, one DNA window encodes the following:
- a CDS encoding M13 family metallopeptidase has translation MSKPYLKPLAIAVSLALTLTACGKQESNEQAAAPAPASTAPAAAAAPAKKSPFDVSELDASINACTDFNGFVNSKWVAANPIPEDRTRWGAFDQLAENSLNTQHDIVDAAAKGAAQAQAGSIEQKIGQFYASGMNEDAIEKAGFDPIKPKLDAIAALKNGADVAAYITKSYAEGDGQVFQFGSGADFKHAEIQIGYANESGLGLPTKDYYSSDKYKDIRDAYVAHIAAALQLTGVSEADAKKQADDVLKFETQLAAASLSPVEGRDPKNQYHFVSVKEADKVTPHFNWEKFFAAQGVTIDKGFSLSQPKFFAEFDKQLAKAPIEQWQAYLRYHTISDASNYLSKNFQDNKFDFYGKTLAGQPMQKPRWKRVLGAVNGGMGEALGQLYVAKVFKPEAKERAQELVDNVRNALKARIEKLDWMSDVTKEKAVAKWNTFLPKIGYPEKWRDWSGLNVGDSFYANAEAASKFNYDYDIAKIGKPTDRKEWGMTPQTVNAYYNPTDNTINFPAAILQPPFFDADADDAINYGGIGAVIGHEASHGFDDEGSQFDGAGNNENWWTKDDRTKFDARTAKLVAQFNEYAPIQDKPDLHVNGQLTLGENIADLGGLNVAYDALQTALSKNPGSNETKTEGYTPDQRFFLNWARVWRGSVREKQAILYLNTDPHAPASLRAIGAPSNMEAFAAAFQCKPGDAMVREGEKQVKIW, from the coding sequence ATGTCCAAGCCGTACCTGAAGCCGCTCGCCATTGCGGTGAGCCTGGCCCTGACGCTGACCGCCTGCGGGAAGCAGGAATCGAACGAACAGGCCGCTGCGCCGGCCCCGGCCAGCACCGCTCCGGCCGCTGCTGCCGCCCCCGCCAAGAAGAGCCCGTTCGACGTCAGTGAGCTGGACGCCAGCATCAATGCCTGTACGGACTTCAACGGCTTCGTCAACAGCAAGTGGGTTGCCGCCAACCCGATTCCGGAAGATCGCACCCGCTGGGGCGCCTTCGACCAGCTGGCCGAGAACAGCCTGAACACCCAGCACGACATCGTCGACGCTGCCGCCAAGGGCGCCGCCCAGGCCCAGGCCGGTTCGATCGAGCAGAAGATCGGCCAGTTCTACGCTTCGGGCATGAACGAAGACGCCATCGAAAAGGCCGGCTTCGATCCGATCAAGCCGAAGCTCGACGCGATCGCCGCGCTGAAGAACGGCGCCGACGTGGCCGCCTACATCACCAAGAGCTACGCCGAAGGCGACGGCCAGGTGTTCCAGTTCGGTTCGGGCGCTGACTTCAAGCACGCCGAAATCCAGATCGGTTACGCCAACGAATCCGGCCTGGGCCTGCCCACCAAGGATTACTACTCCAGCGACAAGTACAAGGACATCCGCGACGCCTACGTGGCGCACATCGCCGCTGCCCTGCAGCTGACGGGCGTGTCCGAAGCCGACGCCAAGAAGCAGGCCGACGACGTCCTGAAGTTCGAAACGCAGCTGGCCGCCGCATCGCTGTCGCCGGTCGAAGGTCGCGATCCGAAGAACCAGTACCACTTCGTGTCCGTCAAGGAAGCCGACAAGGTCACGCCGCACTTCAACTGGGAGAAGTTCTTTGCCGCCCAGGGCGTGACCATCGACAAGGGCTTCTCGCTGTCGCAGCCGAAGTTCTTCGCCGAGTTCGACAAGCAGCTGGCCAAGGCTCCGATCGAGCAGTGGCAGGCCTACCTGCGCTACCACACCATCAGCGACGCTTCGAACTACCTGAGCAAGAACTTCCAGGACAACAAGTTCGACTTCTACGGCAAGACCCTCGCCGGCCAGCCGATGCAGAAGCCGCGCTGGAAGCGTGTGCTGGGCGCCGTCAACGGCGGCATGGGCGAAGCGCTCGGCCAGCTGTACGTGGCCAAGGTGTTCAAGCCCGAAGCCAAGGAACGCGCGCAGGAACTGGTCGACAACGTGCGCAACGCCCTCAAGGCGCGCATCGAGAAGCTCGACTGGATGAGCGACGTCACCAAGGAAAAGGCTGTCGCCAAGTGGAACACCTTCCTGCCGAAGATCGGCTACCCGGAAAAGTGGCGTGACTGGTCCGGCCTGAACGTCGGCGACAGCTTCTACGCCAACGCCGAAGCCGCGTCGAAGTTCAACTATGACTACGACATCGCCAAGATCGGCAAGCCGACCGACCGCAAGGAATGGGGCATGACCCCGCAGACGGTCAACGCTTATTACAACCCGACCGACAACACCATCAACTTCCCGGCCGCCATCCTGCAGCCGCCGTTCTTCGACGCCGATGCCGACGACGCCATCAACTATGGCGGTATCGGTGCCGTGATCGGCCACGAAGCCAGCCATGGCTTCGATGACGAAGGCAGCCAGTTCGATGGCGCCGGCAACAACGAGAACTGGTGGACCAAGGACGATCGCACCAAGTTCGACGCCCGCACCGCCAAGCTCGTCGCTCAGTTCAACGAGTACGCGCCGATCCAGGACAAGCCGGACCTGCACGTCAACGGCCAGCTGACCCTGGGCGAGAACATCGCCGACCTGGGCGGCCTGAACGTGGCCTACGACGCGCTGCAGACCGCGCTGTCGAAGAACCCGGGCTCGAACGAAACCAAGACCGAAGGCTATACGCCGGACCAGCGCTTCTTCCTCAACTGGGCGCGCGTGTGGCGCGGCAGCGTGCGCGAGAAGCAGGCCATCCTGTACCTCAACACCGATCCGCACGCACCCGCTTCGCTGCGCGCCATCGGTGCGCCGTCGAACATGGAAGCCTTTGCTGCTGCGTTCCAGTGCAAGCCGGGCGACGCCATGGTTCGCGAAGGCGAGAAGCAGGTGAAGATCTGGTAA